Proteins encoded within one genomic window of Hahella chejuensis KCTC 2396:
- a CDS encoding ABC transporter transmembrane domain-containing protein — translation MQQDVSTARIGALKATFEFILPYKRQIVFALCALFFTAGITLSIGQGVRLLIDQGLATQSEHMLTRYVLIFLGLIVALALGTFTRYYWVTWLGERVVADIRRKVFDHLIELHPGFFESNRGLEIQSRLTADTTLLQSVIGSSVSVALRNIIMMIGGIIWLFITNAKLTAIVMISVPLVVSPILIFGRRVRGLSRRSQDKVADVGSYIGEVLGQIKTVHAYNHQKLDKQRFSEHVEDAFSVAKERIVQRAILVTVVIVLVLGAVGAMLWIGGLDVIQGRISGGELAAFVFYSVLVGAAVGSVSEVIGELQRAAGAAERIVELLQSKNEITAPQFGVKSLPELIPGNLSIRDVSFSYPARPDANAIDHLNLDVAPGETLALVGPSGAGKSTLFDLLLRFFDCKTGEIRLEGVDIRQLEPTDLRRCFALVSQTPALFFGSIEDNLRYGKPDATQEEIEAAAKAANAHDFIAALPQGYKTRLGDAGLGLSGGQKQRIAIARAILTDAPILLLDEATSALDAQSEYLVQQALERLMEGRTTLVIAHRLATVKNADRIAVLNHGRLEALGSHSELIRDSELYARLADLQFNTEWEEPVVE, via the coding sequence ATGCAGCAAGACGTTTCTACAGCCCGCATCGGGGCGCTCAAAGCCACGTTTGAGTTTATTCTTCCTTACAAACGACAAATTGTGTTCGCGCTCTGCGCGCTGTTTTTCACCGCCGGCATCACGCTGTCCATAGGGCAAGGCGTGCGGCTGCTCATCGATCAGGGCCTGGCGACGCAATCGGAGCATATGCTGACCCGCTATGTGCTTATCTTTCTGGGCCTGATCGTGGCGCTGGCGCTCGGCACTTTCACTCGCTACTACTGGGTGACCTGGCTGGGCGAGCGCGTGGTGGCGGATATCCGGCGCAAAGTATTCGACCATCTCATCGAACTACATCCCGGCTTTTTTGAAAGCAATCGCGGACTGGAGATTCAATCCCGCCTCACCGCCGACACCACCCTGCTGCAATCAGTCATCGGCTCCTCCGTCTCCGTGGCGCTGCGTAATATCATCATGATGATCGGCGGTATCATCTGGCTGTTCATCACCAACGCCAAACTGACCGCCATTGTGATGATTTCGGTGCCTCTGGTGGTGTCTCCCATTCTGATATTCGGACGGCGCGTGCGGGGTCTGTCCCGGCGTAGTCAGGACAAAGTGGCGGACGTCGGTTCTTACATCGGCGAGGTGCTTGGGCAGATCAAAACCGTTCACGCCTATAATCATCAGAAATTAGACAAACAACGCTTTTCAGAACATGTTGAAGACGCCTTCAGCGTCGCCAAGGAACGCATCGTACAACGGGCCATTCTGGTGACAGTCGTCATCGTTCTGGTGTTAGGCGCGGTCGGCGCCATGCTGTGGATCGGCGGCCTGGATGTCATCCAGGGACGCATCAGCGGCGGCGAACTGGCGGCCTTCGTGTTCTACAGCGTATTAGTGGGCGCCGCGGTGGGCTCCGTCAGTGAAGTGATCGGCGAGCTGCAGCGGGCGGCCGGCGCGGCGGAACGTATCGTGGAGCTGCTGCAGTCGAAGAATGAAATCACCGCGCCGCAATTTGGCGTGAAAAGTTTACCTGAGTTAATCCCCGGCAACCTGTCTATAAGAGACGTCAGCTTTTCTTATCCGGCGCGTCCGGACGCCAACGCCATCGACCATTTGAACCTGGATGTCGCGCCGGGAGAAACCCTCGCGTTAGTAGGACCATCCGGCGCAGGAAAGTCCACGCTGTTTGACCTGTTGCTGCGTTTTTTCGATTGCAAGACCGGAGAAATCCGCCTGGAAGGCGTGGATATTCGGCAGCTTGAGCCTACGGATTTACGTCGCTGCTTCGCCCTGGTGTCGCAAACGCCGGCTCTGTTTTTCGGCTCCATTGAAGACAATTTACGCTACGGCAAACCGGACGCCACCCAAGAAGAAATCGAAGCCGCCGCCAAAGCTGCGAACGCCCATGATTTTATCGCCGCGCTCCCACAGGGCTACAAAACCCGCCTGGGAGATGCCGGCCTTGGCTTATCCGGCGGCCAAAAACAACGTATCGCCATCGCCCGCGCCATACTCACCGACGCCCCTATTCTGCTGCTGGACGAAGCCACCAGCGCGCTGGACGCGCAAAGCGAATATCTGGTGCAACAGGCTCTGGAGCGTCTGATGGAAGGGCGCACCACGCTGGTCATCGCGCATCGCCTGGCGACAGTGAAAAATGCGGACCGCATCGCCGTATTGAATCATGGTCGCCTGGAAGCCCTGGGCTCCCATAGCGAGCTGATCCGCGACAGCGAACTCTACGCGCGTCTGGCGGATCTGCAATTCAATACAGAATGGGAAGAGCCGGTCGTGGAGTAA
- a CDS encoding peptidylprolyl isomerase gives MARASARHILVNSEDQCNDLKKQIEDGADFAALAKEHSQCPSGRNGGELGEFGPGQMVKEFDQVVFSAEVGTVQGPVKTQFGYHLLEVTKRTD, from the coding sequence ATGGCACGGGCTAGCGCGCGTCACATCCTGGTAAACAGCGAAGATCAGTGCAACGATCTGAAAAAGCAGATCGAAGACGGAGCGGATTTCGCCGCTCTGGCCAAAGAACATTCTCAGTGCCCCTCCGGCCGCAACGGCGGCGAACTGGGCGAATTCGGCCCAGGTCAGATGGTTAAAGAGTTCGACCAAGTGGTTTTCAGCGCGGAAGTCGGCACTGTTCAGGGTCCGGTTAAGACCCAGTTCGGCTACCACCTGTTGGAAGTCACCAAGCGCACTGACTAA
- a CDS encoding helix-turn-helix domain-containing protein: protein MKYVNHLKPAEIKTLTDGFRYSPSSRFRIRCHAILLSNKGYKIDKIADIIDFHRNTISIWIEQWESMGICGLISDASPGRPLIYTEQEQERVCKWIDEQPQQLRDVQIRLEKETGKSASLETVKRNLKKIKV from the coding sequence GTGAAGTACGTCAATCATCTTAAGCCCGCTGAAATAAAGACTCTTACCGATGGATTTCGATACAGCCCGAGCTCCCGCTTCCGTATTCGCTGTCACGCCATACTGCTCAGCAATAAAGGGTATAAAATCGATAAAATTGCCGACATTATCGACTTCCACCGCAACACCATTTCGATCTGGATTGAGCAGTGGGAAAGCATGGGAATATGCGGCCTCATTAGCGACGCCTCCCCGGGAAGGCCGCTCATTTACACGGAGCAGGAACAAGAAAGGGTTTGTAAGTGGATTGACGAGCAGCCCCAACAACTACGAGATGTCCAGATACGTCTGGAGAAAGAAACTGGAAAAAGCGCCAGTCTGGAGACCGTTAAACGGAACTTAAAAAAAATCAAAGTATAG
- a CDS encoding AraC family transcriptional regulator has product MKALYEKVRYPEDASWRFFLRQLDELPFQWHYHPEYELTYTLNSAGQRYVGDHVDRYESGDLVLIGPNLPHSWRSSQRPDEDKPHTVYVLWFNQQWVDRLLENFPEYGDVGDILKQSRRGLTFSPTDHASVERLFTALPTQGPKERLLTLLSLLGGLAQIPHTPLASANFCTGTTSRREQDILDGILDCAHLAFADKLTIEDMARRHNMSVSKFSRFFSKHMNQSFNQYLTQIRLGQACSKLINTAAPIALIAEQTGFNNLSNFNRLFKKHKGVTPQGFRKRFTAAGQ; this is encoded by the coding sequence ATGAAAGCGCTATATGAAAAAGTCAGATATCCGGAGGACGCGTCCTGGCGCTTTTTTCTGCGTCAGTTAGATGAGCTGCCGTTCCAGTGGCATTACCATCCCGAATACGAACTCACCTACACCCTGAACAGCGCCGGTCAACGTTATGTGGGCGATCATGTAGACCGCTATGAATCCGGCGATCTGGTGTTGATAGGTCCGAACTTGCCCCATAGCTGGCGCTCCTCGCAACGGCCTGACGAAGACAAGCCGCACACGGTCTACGTGCTGTGGTTTAATCAGCAGTGGGTGGACCGCTTGCTGGAGAATTTTCCAGAGTACGGCGATGTCGGCGACATACTGAAGCAGAGCCGGCGGGGCTTAACTTTTTCGCCAACAGACCATGCATCGGTGGAGCGTCTGTTTACCGCACTGCCGACGCAGGGTCCTAAAGAGCGTTTGCTGACCTTACTCTCGTTGCTCGGTGGGTTGGCTCAAATACCGCATACTCCTCTGGCTTCCGCGAACTTTTGTACCGGGACGACCAGTCGCCGTGAGCAGGATATTCTGGACGGCATTTTGGACTGCGCCCATCTGGCGTTTGCAGACAAGTTAACAATCGAAGATATGGCGCGACGACACAACATGAGCGTCAGCAAGTTCAGTCGTTTTTTCAGCAAGCATATGAATCAAAGCTTTAATCAGTATTTGACCCAGATACGCCTGGGGCAGGCCTGCTCAAAATTGATCAATACCGCAGCGCCGATAGCGCTCATCGCGGAACAGACCGGGTTTAATAATCTTTCTAACTTCAATCGTCTGTTCAAGAAGCATAAAGGCGTGACCCCGCAAGGGTTTCGCAAACGTTTTACTGCAGCGGGGCAATGA
- a CDS encoding lipocalin family protein, whose product MKRIYSIFGFAAALSLNACHADVELKQDATKAKAALVGVWQGDGSADDEGNYSGLEEYWKITRTADGRFEQEYLSMDMSAKKYTLALEKGAWDYEGGMYVETHDDGQSNSFRVISITENTFQYNFPQDSDDYFIEEGKTDSDFELIKPPPEFAKAD is encoded by the coding sequence ATGAAACGGATCTATAGCATTTTTGGTTTCGCGGCTGCTCTGTCGCTGAATGCGTGTCATGCGGATGTTGAGTTGAAGCAAGACGCCACCAAGGCCAAAGCGGCGCTGGTGGGCGTTTGGCAGGGCGACGGCAGCGCGGATGACGAAGGTAATTACTCTGGCCTTGAGGAGTACTGGAAAATCACGCGGACAGCGGACGGTCGTTTTGAGCAGGAATATTTGTCCATGGATATGTCTGCGAAAAAATATACATTGGCGCTAGAGAAGGGCGCATGGGACTATGAAGGCGGTATGTATGTGGAGACCCATGACGACGGCCAGTCCAACTCGTTCAGGGTAATATCCATTACTGAAAATACTTTTCAATATAACTTCCCGCAGGACAGCGATGACTACTTTATTGAAGAAGGCAAAACCGACAGCGATTTTGAGTTGATCAAACCGCCGCCGGAGTTCGCCAAAGCGGATTAG
- a CDS encoding LysR substrate-binding domain-containing protein, with amino-acid sequence MHYTLRQLEIFLAAAHFENITQAAKSLSMSQSAASDALRNLESQFNIQLFDRIGKSLQLNELGRMLRPRVEALIERARDLELDFQQHTDIGSLKVGATLSIGNYLAVSIMADFMQQHPGAKVSLEVANTTTIAGKVLNFELDVGLVEGEINHNELEVIPWRDDELKIFCAPDHPLAQKKLLDDEDLVRAHWILRERGSGTRQAFEWAMHGILPDLKVSIELQHTEAIKRAVEAKLGIGCLSRVTLVDAFKRGSLAPLEAPHRNFQRRFYFILHKEKYRSAGIDNWLELCPQLT; translated from the coding sequence ATGCACTACACCCTGCGACAATTGGAAATATTTCTGGCCGCGGCGCACTTCGAAAACATCACCCAGGCCGCCAAAAGCCTGTCCATGTCTCAATCCGCCGCCAGCGACGCGCTGCGCAATCTGGAATCCCAATTCAATATTCAATTGTTCGACCGCATCGGCAAAAGCCTCCAGCTCAACGAACTGGGACGCATGCTGCGTCCCCGGGTGGAGGCGTTGATAGAACGCGCTCGCGACCTGGAGTTGGACTTTCAACAGCATACGGATATCGGATCACTGAAAGTGGGCGCCACGCTGTCCATCGGTAATTATCTGGCGGTCAGCATCATGGCGGATTTCATGCAGCAACATCCCGGCGCCAAGGTATCCCTGGAGGTGGCCAATACCACCACTATCGCAGGCAAGGTGCTTAATTTTGAATTAGATGTGGGTTTGGTGGAAGGGGAAATCAATCACAATGAACTGGAAGTGATTCCCTGGCGCGACGATGAGCTGAAAATCTTCTGCGCTCCCGACCACCCGCTGGCGCAGAAGAAACTGCTGGACGACGAAGATCTGGTGCGCGCCCACTGGATATTAAGAGAGCGGGGATCAGGAACGCGACAGGCCTTCGAGTGGGCCATGCATGGCATTCTTCCTGACCTCAAAGTCTCTATCGAATTGCAGCACACGGAGGCGATCAAGCGCGCGGTGGAGGCGAAGCTGGGGATCGGCTGTCTGTCGCGGGTAACGCTGGTGGACGCATTCAAACGCGGCAGTCTGGCGCCGCTGGAGGCGCCGCATCGAAACTTCCAGCGCCGCTTCTACTTTATTCTGCATAAAGAAAAATACCGCAGCGCCGGTATCGACAACTGGCTGGAGTTATGTCCCCAACTTACCTGA
- a CDS encoding GNAT family N-acetyltransferase, protein MKVLETERLTLRWLRLEDDHFILALLNDPSWIRFIGDRGIRTLEGARQYIQTGPLAMYEREGFGLYLVELKQDRVPVGMCGLIKRDGLDDVDIGFAFMPQFRSQGYAFEAAKAVLDFGAAKLGMNRIVGIVDQSNASSIRLLEKIGMALEKTTRLPNDDADLFLYGVNFT, encoded by the coding sequence ATGAAGGTATTGGAGACAGAACGTTTAACGCTCCGTTGGCTGCGGCTGGAGGATGACCATTTCATTCTGGCGCTGTTGAACGACCCATCATGGATACGCTTTATCGGCGACCGTGGGATAAGAACGCTGGAGGGCGCTCGCCAGTATATCCAGACTGGCCCGTTGGCGATGTACGAAAGGGAAGGATTCGGGCTCTATCTGGTTGAGCTTAAGCAAGATAGAGTTCCAGTAGGCATGTGTGGTTTGATCAAACGGGATGGACTGGATGACGTGGATATCGGATTCGCTTTCATGCCGCAATTTCGTTCGCAAGGATACGCCTTCGAGGCGGCCAAGGCGGTGCTGGACTTTGGCGCAGCCAAACTGGGAATGAACCGCATTGTCGGCATTGTGGACCAGAGCAACGCCAGCTCGATCCGGTTGTTGGAGAAAATCGGCATGGCGTTGGAGAAGACCACCCGACTTCCCAATGACGATGCCGACTTGTTTTTGTATGGCGTTAACTTCACCTGA
- a CDS encoding MBL fold metallo-hydrolase yields the protein MYSIIIWFLAATLMIGEVEAAEVAKLKQDVYAISEAGVTSLVLLSEDGVLITDPANPERAKALQAEIAKLTPRPVTRIVLSHEHLDHVGGTEAFPGAEVICHLSCKAVFDLDVGGSAPKKVHAVFNDQHSFQFGGRKVTLIHVGPADGFASTIIHLPEDAIIYSADLYADRYIIPGIWMDNDNYLGVLKALRLMRDLKPQIAVNAHSTSTSVQALQENVTFVEDLYQLVSTQINKTIATKGPGAVMDNIPRWSQELKLDQYKDWSNYATEFPAHVRRMALSIYHGG from the coding sequence ATGTACAGTATTATTATTTGGTTTTTGGCGGCGACGCTGATGATCGGTGAGGTTGAGGCAGCTGAAGTCGCTAAGTTGAAGCAGGATGTATACGCTATTTCCGAGGCTGGCGTCACCAGCCTGGTGCTGCTCTCCGAGGATGGCGTGTTAATCACTGATCCCGCTAATCCTGAAAGAGCGAAAGCGCTGCAGGCCGAAATCGCTAAACTTACGCCACGCCCAGTGACCCGCATCGTCCTATCCCATGAGCATTTGGACCATGTCGGCGGTACGGAGGCGTTTCCCGGCGCGGAAGTGATCTGTCACCTCTCCTGTAAAGCCGTGTTTGATCTGGATGTCGGAGGTTCCGCCCCGAAAAAGGTGCACGCGGTGTTCAATGACCAGCACAGTTTCCAGTTTGGCGGCCGCAAAGTGACGCTGATCCATGTCGGGCCTGCGGATGGTTTCGCCTCCACCATCATTCACTTGCCTGAAGACGCTATTATTTACAGCGCGGATTTGTATGCGGACCGTTACATCATTCCCGGCATATGGATGGACAACGACAACTATCTGGGCGTGCTGAAAGCCCTCAGACTGATGCGGGACCTGAAACCGCAAATTGCGGTAAACGCGCACTCAACCTCCACCTCCGTGCAGGCTCTGCAGGAAAACGTAACCTTCGTGGAAGATCTCTATCAATTAGTCTCTACGCAGATTAACAAAACCATCGCCACCAAAGGCCCTGGAGCGGTCATGGACAATATTCCCCGCTGGTCGCAAGAACTGAAACTGGACCAATATAAGGACTGGAGCAACTACGCCACAGAATTCCCTGCCCATGTGCGCCGCATGGCTCTGTCTATTTATCATGGCGGGTGA
- a CDS encoding phytanoyl-CoA dioxygenase family protein codes for MNPRYEYKAPGNRSVSEPGGVQLKDIRKQLPLRVLSESDFEFWRAWGYVVIPNAIDAVQLRATQTLLWEFTEMDPSNASTWNKPQLRNHEMKELNNSGMVECYHHQTLWNNRQTQRVYDAFVDIWDREDLWVTIDRANLNTPNRNGRQFTGFIHWDADTTLEPPPIGVQGVLALSDTDEHCGGFQCVPQLFHDFERWKQNQPADRDPWVPDLTGYEPEFIPMRAGDLLIFNNLLAHGIRPNQSDRARMAQYISMAPANEADEAMRKWRIASWRERTPPQGFAFPGDPREWEKTCYPQARLTALGEKLLGLESWRGSRVEPA; via the coding sequence ATGAACCCGCGCTATGAGTATAAGGCTCCCGGCAATCGCAGCGTTTCCGAACCCGGCGGCGTGCAATTGAAAGACATCCGCAAACAGCTTCCTTTACGCGTGCTCAGTGAATCTGATTTCGAATTCTGGCGCGCCTGGGGATATGTCGTCATTCCCAACGCAATCGATGCAGTTCAGTTAAGAGCCACACAGACACTGCTCTGGGAGTTCACGGAAATGGACCCGTCGAACGCTTCGACCTGGAACAAACCCCAGTTGCGCAATCATGAAATGAAAGAGCTCAATAACAGCGGCATGGTGGAGTGCTATCACCATCAGACGCTATGGAATAACCGCCAGACGCAACGCGTCTATGACGCTTTTGTAGATATCTGGGACCGGGAAGACTTATGGGTCACCATTGATCGCGCCAACCTGAATACGCCCAATCGCAACGGACGCCAGTTCACCGGGTTTATTCACTGGGACGCGGACACAACGCTGGAGCCCCCTCCTATTGGCGTGCAGGGAGTGCTGGCGTTGTCCGATACGGACGAACACTGCGGCGGCTTTCAGTGCGTACCGCAACTTTTTCACGACTTTGAACGGTGGAAACAAAACCAGCCTGCTGACCGCGATCCCTGGGTTCCCGACCTGACAGGTTATGAGCCAGAGTTCATCCCCATGCGCGCGGGAGACCTGCTCATCTTCAACAACCTGTTGGCCCATGGCATTCGTCCCAACCAATCTGACCGGGCGCGCATGGCGCAGTATATCTCTATGGCGCCGGCGAATGAGGCTGATGAAGCGATGCGAAAGTGGCGCATAGCCTCATGGCGAGAACGCACGCCTCCTCAAGGGTTCGCATTTCCCGGCGATCCCAGAGAGTGGGAGAAAACGTGCTATCCGCAAGCCCGTCTTACAGCGCTTGGTGAGAAGCTGCTAGGCCTGGAATCCTGGCGCGGAAGTCGCGTCGAGCCGGCCTAA
- a CDS encoding YbaN family protein, whose amino-acid sequence MRKQSLHILLVVVGWTSVVLGVIGIVLPLLPTTPFILLAAACFARSSPKFHHWLVSHRHLGPIVKNFESGRGVTRKVRARALICLWVGLSISMVVVGKLWSLIMLSGIGACTTLYLCRLPTYEEDAGEPESQVN is encoded by the coding sequence ATGCGTAAACAATCACTTCACATACTGCTGGTCGTCGTTGGCTGGACTTCCGTGGTGCTTGGCGTCATTGGCATTGTGCTGCCGTTGCTGCCCACCACGCCCTTTATTCTGCTCGCCGCCGCCTGTTTCGCGCGCTCTTCGCCGAAATTTCACCACTGGCTGGTGTCTCATCGTCATTTGGGGCCGATCGTGAAGAACTTTGAGTCAGGACGCGGCGTCACCCGCAAGGTGCGGGCGCGGGCGTTGATCTGTCTGTGGGTGGGACTCTCCATTTCCATGGTGGTCGTCGGCAAACTGTGGAGCCTGATTATGCTCAGCGGCATTGGCGCCTGCACTACCTTGTACCTGTGTCGTTTACCGACGTATGAAGAGGACGCGGGCGAGCCCGAATCCCAGGTCAACTAA
- a CDS encoding DUF4123 domain-containing protein — protein sequence MKYHKGCIRHALSFCRYVASDFDVWWSLMKAKPYLQQLRWRSPQFCYYYAILDCAIDNRLYPAIKRSGCQHSSLFWPHAGETLLSASPHVVTLTSRFASWVFEQGWGKGWGIYLASNKSLQDVVRHFRRVSKVRGPNHENWYFRYYDPRILREFLPTCDEGQLEKLMGEIGEFWMEDEDANFWLKFERDHADLITSRALVAEDEELTCSTPTLTNLQRRHVEYVSGSTFKIRRDQIERLRSSVYKSFIRTLVIDFREAYPQRLQHYSETELRARIGDALIQFKRLGLQARRDAYYYIKTCVFLGWDFLDKPGNQWITRDFLEKRTLGSISDRFKAFYDYWRNANMQIEDLAS from the coding sequence TTGAAGTATCACAAGGGATGTATTCGGCATGCTTTATCATTTTGTCGCTATGTTGCGTCTGATTTTGACGTTTGGTGGTCGTTGATGAAGGCTAAACCCTATTTGCAGCAACTCAGGTGGCGCAGTCCACAATTTTGTTACTACTACGCGATTCTAGATTGCGCTATCGATAATCGACTTTATCCAGCCATTAAACGTAGCGGTTGCCAACATTCCAGCCTGTTTTGGCCTCACGCCGGTGAAACGTTGTTATCCGCCTCACCTCATGTCGTCACTTTAACCAGCCGCTTCGCTTCATGGGTATTTGAACAAGGATGGGGAAAAGGGTGGGGCATATATCTCGCTTCCAATAAGTCCTTGCAGGATGTTGTCCGTCATTTTCGGCGAGTTTCAAAAGTGCGTGGACCCAATCATGAGAATTGGTACTTTCGCTATTACGACCCTCGCATTCTGCGCGAGTTTCTTCCCACATGCGACGAGGGTCAGCTCGAAAAGCTGATGGGCGAGATTGGCGAGTTTTGGATGGAAGACGAAGACGCGAACTTCTGGCTTAAGTTTGAACGAGATCACGCTGACCTAATAACAAGCCGAGCGCTTGTCGCCGAGGATGAAGAGCTCACGTGTTCCACCCCCACGCTGACCAATTTGCAGCGGCGGCATGTGGAATATGTCTCTGGGTCCACATTTAAAATCAGGCGGGACCAGATAGAGAGGTTGCGTAGTTCTGTCTACAAGTCCTTTATTCGCACCTTGGTAATCGACTTTCGCGAAGCCTACCCACAGAGATTACAGCACTACTCAGAAACTGAACTACGCGCCCGCATAGGCGACGCCCTTATCCAGTTTAAGCGTCTAGGTTTGCAAGCGCGTCGCGATGCCTATTACTACATAAAAACCTGCGTTTTTTTAGGGTGGGATTTCCTGGATAAGCCTGGCAACCAGTGGATCACACGGGATTTTCTGGAAAAACGAACATTAGGCTCTATCAGCGATAGATTTAAAGCATTTTACGACTACTGGCGCAACGCCAATATGCAGATAGAGGACTTGGCTTCATGA
- a CDS encoding O-acetylhomoserine aminocarboxypropyltransferase/cysteine synthase family protein — protein sequence MKQETIAIHGGFTGDPTTHAVAAPIYQTTSYYFDNTQHGADLFDLKVEGNIYSRIMNPTNAILEQRMAQLEGGIGALAMASGMAAITATIQTLARAGDNIVSVNQLYGGTYNLFAHTLPQSGVTARMFNSDDPASMEALIDENTKAVFCESIGNPAGNVADLEALAAIAHKYGIPVIVDNTVATPVLCRPFDFGADIVVHSLTKYIGGHGTTIGGVIIDSGRFPWKDNPRFPQLNEPDPSYHGVVYTEALGDAAFIGRARVAPLRNMGAALSPFNAFLILQGVETLSLRMERHVENAMAVCQFLASHPSVSWVKYPGLESSPYYELAQKYMGGKPSSVLSFGIKGGKEAGGRFIDALQMVKRLVNIGDAKTLACHPATTTHRQLDEKEQAAAGVSPDMVRLSIGIEHKDDIIADLEQALAQAAL from the coding sequence ATGAAACAAGAAACTATCGCCATCCACGGCGGCTTTACCGGCGACCCGACCACTCATGCCGTCGCGGCGCCGATTTATCAGACCACCTCCTATTATTTCGACAACACCCAGCATGGCGCGGATTTGTTCGACCTGAAGGTGGAAGGCAATATTTACAGCCGCATCATGAATCCGACCAACGCCATATTGGAGCAGCGGATGGCGCAATTGGAAGGCGGTATTGGCGCCCTGGCGATGGCCTCCGGTATGGCGGCGATCACCGCCACGATTCAAACGCTGGCCCGCGCCGGCGACAATATTGTCAGCGTCAACCAGCTATACGGCGGCACGTACAACCTGTTCGCTCACACACTGCCGCAATCCGGCGTCACCGCGCGCATGTTCAACAGCGACGACCCCGCGTCCATGGAAGCGCTGATCGATGAAAACACCAAAGCCGTGTTTTGCGAATCCATCGGCAATCCCGCCGGCAATGTAGCGGACCTGGAAGCGCTCGCCGCTATCGCCCACAAGTACGGCATACCGGTGATCGTCGATAATACCGTCGCTACGCCGGTGTTGTGCCGTCCTTTCGATTTCGGCGCGGATATCGTGGTGCATTCATTGACCAAATACATTGGCGGTCATGGCACCACCATCGGCGGCGTGATCATTGATTCAGGCCGTTTCCCCTGGAAAGACAATCCCCGCTTTCCACAGCTTAACGAGCCTGATCCGTCCTACCACGGCGTGGTGTATACCGAAGCCCTGGGCGACGCCGCCTTTATCGGCCGCGCCCGGGTGGCGCCGTTGCGCAATATGGGCGCGGCGCTGTCTCCGTTTAACGCGTTTCTGATTCTGCAAGGCGTCGAAACCCTGTCGCTGCGAATGGAGAGACACGTGGAAAACGCCATGGCGGTATGTCAGTTCCTGGCCTCTCACCCCAGCGTCAGCTGGGTGAAATATCCCGGCCTGGAGAGCAGCCCTTATTACGAGCTGGCGCAAAAGTACATGGGCGGTAAACCTTCTTCCGTACTGAGTTTCGGCATCAAAGGCGGCAAAGAGGCCGGCGGACGTTTCATCGACGCGTTGCAGATGGTCAAGCGACTGGTGAACATCGGCGACGCCAAAACCCTCGCCTGTCACCCCGCCACCACGACGCACCGGCAGCTGGATGAAAAAGAACAGGCCGCCGCCGGCGTGTCCCCGGATATGGTGCGCCTGTCCATCGGCATTGAGCACAAGGACGACATCATCGCCGATCTGGAGCAGGCATTGGCGCAGGCGGCGTTGTAG